From the Malus domestica chromosome 17, GDT2T_hap1 genome, one window contains:
- the LOC103425954 gene encoding uncharacterized protein produces the protein MAIDSSSAVERMDVEVNYLAESNVFVQDHDGPAVGGQIAGSKNGTCHQCRQRKTEFAASCTNVKAKGPCTVKLCHSCLKNRYTLTAEQVAEKCPKCRGECNCSICHKKAGLMPTGIRTHEAKRKGYQSVADMLIVEKPQKKENGDSKGGNGQERVASDKATGVDSPSKRGKEDALDQSEDVNSDAAKEDELIETCDDGRDGAAAVNDNDAKAKGKAARGRHRVKEHCMESRVAVPEVPLPQGTPLTTVAGVDLAAEDVGNALQFLKFCETFREFFKIEKPQAESVLRELSRGGSGRSGRPGQYSSVVRFHSYMLFFIQKGLLQESLEQASTNCSWFQDLANLVSASGVSKVDPVMKELPTECFIEGGEGYDALNFSQKLQLLIFLCDEALNTKTLRGWIEEQNERSVQRKRDMKAKVALAKDKERDLQAKLQEQMAKRTTAENSDAVPISESSIPISESDSIASVLRSELAQAHMEVVEAMAMVPESNEICEAVRIEPYIVDADGHAFWKLRGDFDEDILLQGLGSWDGTPSGEQWFVCGAEMKEPIDKYRSSLALKEKQTKREQRRYRTSSNDEKLQLSQTSSESNEENAQGSQTPDSNGESVQASRAPECNEENMELGPSAN, from the exons ATGGCAATAGATTCGAGCTCTGCTGTTGAGAGGATGGATGTGGAGGTCAACTATCTTGCGGAGAGCAACGTGTTTGTGCAGGACCATGACGGCCCGGCCGTCGGAGGCCAGATCGCCGGTTCTAAGAACGGAACCTGTCACCAG TGCCGTCAGAGGAAGACGGAATTCGCAGCGTCGTGTACAAACGTCAAAGCGAAAGGCCCTTGCACGGTTAAGCTATGCCATAGTTGTCTGAAGAACAG GTATACATTGACGGCTGAGCAAGTGGCAGAGAAATGTCCGAAATGTCGAGGCGAATGTAATTGCAGTATATGCCA TAAGAAAGCCGGTTTAATGCCCACTGGTATTCGCACACACGAAGCCAAGAGGAAAGGGTATCAATCTGTTGCCGATATGTTGATTGTGGAGAAGCCGCAAAAGAAGGAAAATGGCGACAGCAAGGGTGGTAACGGGCAGGAGCGTGTGGCTTCAGACAAG GCAACGGGTGTTGATTCACCTAGCAAACGAGGGAAGGAGGACGCCCTTGATCAGAGTGAAGATGTGAACTCGGATGCAGCAAAAGAGGATGAGTTGATAGAAACTTGTGATGACGGCAGAGATGGTGCTGCTGCTGTGAATGACAATGATGCGAAGGCCAAGGGCAAGGCTGCAAGAGGGCGTCACAGGGTCAAGGAACATTGCATGGAGAGCAGAGTGGCTGTTCCTGAGGTTCCCCTACCTCAGGGCACCCCATTGACAACTGTAGCGGGTGTCGACTTAGCTGCAGAGGATGTGGGAAATGCTCTCCAATTCTTGAAATTTTGTGAAACTTTTAGAGAG TTTTTTAAGATTGAAAAGCCCCAAGCTGAGTCTGTTCTTCGGGAACTATCGCGTGGAGGAAGTGGGCGAAGTGGACGGCCTGGACAGTACTCCTCTGTAGTTCGATTTCATAGCTATATGCTCTTCTTCATACAGAAGGGTTTATTACAGGA GTCTCTTGAGCAAGCAAGCACCAACTGCTCATGGTTCCAAGATTTGGCAAACCTGGTGTCTGCATCCGGGGTCTCTAAGGTCGACCCTGTGATGAAGGAGCTGCCTACAGAGTGTTTTATTGAAGGCGGGGAGGGATACGATGCCTTAAACTTCTCCCAAAAGCTTCAGCTCCTGATTTTCCTCTGCGATGAGGCTCTTAACACAAA GACGCTGAGGGGATGGATTGAGGAGCAAAATGAAAGATCTGTCCAACGTAAAAGGGACATGAAAGCAAAAGTTGCTCTAGCAAAGGATAAG GAGAGGGATCTCCAAGCAAAGTTGCAAGAGCAGATGGCTAAGAGGACCACTGCAGAGAATAGCGATGCTGTCCCAATTTCAGAGTCGAGCATCCCGATTTCAGAGTCGGACTCCATTGCTTCAGTACTCAGAAGTGAGTTAGCTCAAGCTCACATGGAGGTGGTTGAAGCAATGGCCATGGTACCCGAAA GCAATGAAATATGTGAGGCTGTTAGAATAGAGCCCTACATTGTGGATGCTGATGGCCATGCCTTCTGGAAACTGAGAGGCGATTTTGATGAAGATATATTGCTTCAAG GTCTGGGATCCTGGGATGGAACTCCATCTGGTGAACAATGGTTCGTCTGTGGTGCTGAAATGAAAGAGCCAATTGACAAATACCGCTCTTCTCTGGCTCTAAA GGAAAAACAGACCAAGAGGGAGCAAAGGCGTTACAGAACTTCAAGCAATGATGAAAAATTGCAGCTTTCCCAAACTTCTTCGGAAAGCAATGAAGAAAACGCGCAGGGTTCTCAGACTCCTGATAGCAATGGCGAAAGCGTGCAGGCATCCCGAGCTCCTGAATGCAATGAAGAGAACATGGAGCTCGGTCCTTCGGCGAATTAA